ACGTATTGATTAATAATGCCGGAATGGGTATCGGCGGCGCTTTGGAACTCGCAACAGAAGATGAAATATCCGGGCAGATGAATACTAATTTCTTCGGCGTAGTGAACATGTGCAAAGTGGTGCTGCCTTATATGCGCAAGGCACGAAGAGGAAAAATCATCAATATCAGTTCTATCGGTGGAGTAATGGGTATCCCCTATCAGGGATTTTATTCCGCTTCTAAATTTGCAGTCGAAGGATATAGTGAGGCTTTAGCCTTGGAAGTTCATCCGTTTCATATAAAAGTTTGTATTGTAGAACCGGGAGATTTCAATACCGGATTTACAGATAACCGGAATATTTCGGAAGCAACAAGAGTAAATACCGATTACAAGGAGAGTTTCCTGAAATCATTGGAAATTATAGAAAAGGAAGAACGTAACGGATGTCACCCGAAGAAGTTAGGGCATGCAATCTGTAAAATAGTAGCATGCAAAAATCCTCCCTTCCGTACGAAAGTCGGACCATGGATACAAGTCACATTCGCTAAGAGTAAGAAATGGCTGCCTGACGTTGTCATGCAATATGCTCTTCGAATATTCTATGCCATTCAATAGGCAGGTATGCAAAAATCGCCTTCTATAACTTTAATAGTTATAAAAAGCGATTTTTTATTTCTAGAAAAAACTATTCTCTCTGTTTCAGATTAGTTTTTGGGTACTAATTCCAGAAACATTGTAGTGGTCAGTAATATAGCCAATCCGATACAGACAGTTATTAATAACCAATTAATATATTTTGCTTTCGGCTTCGTATCGGCATGCAGGTTATTCAGGAAATACTCTCTGAAGAAAAGATACAAGCCGGGAATGGTTGCACTTGCCAACAAAAAGTCTTCCGGAATCTGGAAGAAATAAGTTTTGGATAATCCTATCAATGACCAGTGGCAAAGAAAAAGCACCAGAAACATATTCACTTTATGAGCAAACAGCAATAGTAGTCCGATTGTAAATACCACCACGGAACAGGGCATTACCGGAGAGGTCATTTCCGGGAAACTAAGTCCGCGGGCCAACGAAACCAGTGGGTATATAAAAGGCATTGCCAACAAGATATACGATAAGATATCATACTTATGTGTACGTTCAAAAGTTGTATATCCCGTAATAGTATCCCAAATCCAGATAATAGCCATTACTCCCCAAAACATAGCCATTACTCCATTATAGCTGCGTTCCTCACAATAAATATAATAATAGATAACTGAAATCCATGAATACAGCCCTATCATGTAGAACTTCATTCCCATTTTCACACACGGACGTGGCCGGCAGATGAGCAATGCTGTCAGCACGATACCAATAAGAATAATAACTATCTGCAAAAGCCAGGTGGCTGAATTATAATATGCGATTGTTCTCCAAAAAATCTCCATAAAAGTAGTTTAATTAATGTCTTGTTAAAGAAAAAGCCCGGTGTGGAAACAGGAACATCGGGAATGTGGCTCCTACCGCCAACATGAATATTACAGTACTGGCTATCAAGCTATTGGAGAAAAACATACCCATGAATTTATCCAGTTGCTCCGGGTCATTCATATTCTGTAAACACATAATCAGTGAAAATACCATATTATAGGCAAACTTGCCCGGAATCATCGGAAGCAATGCCGGAATATAGAGTACCGTCATTGGGCAATAGACCCTTTTTCCCAGCCATAGACTACCAAAACCTATTACCAAACCGGCAAATAAAGAAGCGGTAGCAATATCTACCCCTAAATAAGTCATCAGGCAAAAACGACATGCGTGTCCTAATGCCGCTAAAATCGCAATCATTTTAAATGCGCGCAAAGGTGGGTCGGAAATAGCTCCGAAGCCTATACCCGCCACTGCTGCAAAAAATCCATCGGAAAGAATATCGAGTGCTACCATATCAAATTAAGCTGTTTTTTACCATTAATAATGTAAAGGAAAGGCCGATCGCAATGCTGACAATCAGCAAGGACGCCTCCGTCAAGCGGGCAAATCCGGTCAGGACATATCCTTCTACCACATCAATCACACCATTAATCAAAGGCACCCCCGGAACGAGATACAGTACGCTGGTTGCCAGTGCTATTTCGGAAGTCGTATCAAATATCAAAGCTGTGGATGCACATAGGGAAGCCACGAACGCCGAAACAATAAATGTTATATAATGATTGATTTTCTTTTTCTGCATCTGTTGTTTCAGGTAAAATCCTGTAATTGTGGCTGAGAAAACAATGCCCATAGAAATCAAATCCCCTCCGAACAGTTTACAGAAAGAAGCATTGGCAAATCCTACCAGCAATAATACAAAAAGAGGATGTATCATCGGAGCGGAAACTATTTTCCTGTATTTTTCCGTCAGTTCTTCCAACGAGAGGCGATTGTCCACGGCTTCCCAACTCAATGCACTTAATTCCGAGTTATGTTCAAAACTAATAGGATGTGCAGGAATGTCTATAACCTCGTTGCAAGCCTCATTGGTTTGTTTGTCAATAATCGTAAGAATGATGTTTTTATGAAATACTCCTAATTTTACGTCTAGCCCGAAAGCCTCACCGATACGTTTGGAATTACGGACAACCCGCGAAGTATGTACTCCGGCTCCCATTAGGTGGGCAGAATATTCGGCAATGAATTTTCCTTTTGATAATAAAGATTCGCTTGTCTTCATGCATGTGGTATTTTTAAATCGGCTGCAAAAGTACAAAAAAGAGTCATAGCAGAAGCCTTATTCTTGAATATTTTCTCATTAAATATCCGAAAACAAAAACACAGCCTTTCACAGAGCTAAAAAATAAGCTACTGTGAAAGACTGTATCAATCCTTTGATTAGCAATAAAATAAATCGTCTTCCTTAGATGGAATAACGGGAAGCAACACGCCTGCCTCTTTTAATTCATTAATCTTCTGTTTCACTTCCGGTGAAAGTTCCACCGGATCGGGATTCATCGGACGGATTCAAGAATTGTTCGCGAAGCGAATGTGTTTGTTGAGTACCGGAAGGACATATAACAGTCCATACCAATAAAGAAAATACAAATATTCGATGTTTCAGTCGGCTTTCCATTCCAATCTATATTTTTACTAAAATAAAGACGGAAATCCGGCCGTTTTGTACTCACTATCCTCTACTTCTGAGTAAAATAAATAAAAAGTTATTTTATATTTTTAACCGCCTCCTCAATTCTAGATCGCAAATTCGGATTACTCGGACGTGCCGAACTACCAAAATCAATAATCTGTCCTTTTCTGTTTATCAAGATATAATATGGCATATCATGCACATTCCATTGGTTACAAATCTTCTGATAATTTTCTTTTCCAAAAAAATCATTTGCATAAATACATTCAATTCCCCGGTTCCTCAATGAATACTTATCCAGGCACTCCTCCCACTCCTCTTTCGGTTCGCTGCCACATATAGAATATATGACCAAATCTTTTGTAGAATACTTACTGCGTAACTGCTTCAACGGTTCCATCTCCGTTAAACAAGGAGGGCACCACTTAACCCAAAAATCAAAATAGATCACTTTTCCACGATCTTTCTCGAGCATTTCATAAATAGGTTCCATAAATGACATAGACGTTTTTTGACTTGCATTTTCATGAAATACCCCATACAATAAATTATCGGAAACCGATTGAGGATTTTCCAAATATGACTTAGTCCGATTATATATTTGGGTAATCTGTGCACGTAAATGCGGCATCTTCACTATTGAATCAAACTGTGCGTGTCGTTTTGCTAAAGCAAGTGTATCATTAGCCGTCAAACAATTAGCCATCATCTTTGTATACAAATACTGATTCAATGTGTTCTCCCCAATTAGAGACATCATATCCTCTATCTTCGGATATTTCCTATTTTTCAAAGCCATTCCAAATAAAACATAGTTTTCTACACTTTCAGCAATATCAAATAAACGTGCTGATAGTATGCCTTTATGGTAAAGCCCGTTAATTTCAGGCAACAACGCATGATAGCGCTCCAACTCCTTACCAGTTTCATCTTGGATGTGAGAAGCATAAAGTAGCAAAGCATAATAATAATCCTGTTTCAATAGTTCTTCTGTGAGAAATTCAACTTCTTCTGACGGCTTATATTTTTGTATATACTCTTGCCTACGTTCCAAACGAAGATTATACTCCCTTTTAAGTTCTGTTTCAAAATCATTATTATTCAAATTAGATCCTATACTATAATTCTGTATATAGTAATAAGCATTCTCAGTAAAAGCCAATATTTCTTGGTTTAATTTTTCAGCATCACCCGTTACTTTGGGATGAAACATATCTTTAAAATCAATCTCTACGTATACACTATCCCCCGGATGCACATACAAATGTTCGGCATAATTACGAATAGAAATCTCCCTTATTTTTGCAAAAATAGGAAAACGGAAAGAGAATGATCCATCCTTTTGGATAGGTGCACAGTACTGATTCTCCATTTTTCTAAAAAAAGGAATAATAAGAGTCAAATCTTTTTCATTAGGATAAAAATCCCGGTTCAGCACCTTGCCTGTAACAATCACTTCTTCAGCGTATTCTTCAGGTAAAGAATAGCTTTCCTCCGCTTGTTCAGAAAGTTCAGGCTGAAAATTACTTTGTGTTTTTGAACGGCAACCAAATAACAGCAAAGAAGCTATTATCAGAAAAGAAAAAAGATGTTTCATCATGTGTGAGTAGTATTATAACGTTTCGGTAATCAGAATATATAAAGCAGAACAAAGATAATGATTATTATCTTTGTTCTGCTTTATTTGTATGACTTTTAAAATTAAATATCATGTCAGGTGTCAGCACCTTTTTTTATTTATTCCATAAACCGGAAAACAATCCGCCCCGTTTGGGAACCATTCACCCACTTAGCTTGTGAAGAAGGACAGCACAAATCCGTTGAGTTTACCTTATTACGTACCGGTGGAATCACATTCAAAACAGAAATTCCACTTTCGGGAAGTGTATAAAGCACTCGGTTTCGGCCGTCACAAGGCTGATATACTCCGATATACGCATCATAGCTACCTTCCTTTTCGTGATGTGGCCCTACAATACCGTCAACGCCAAAGTTGCCTTGATTATCAATGAATCCGTCCATATCCACGCGTTTCACACCTTCATCTGCCAATACCCATAAGAAGCCGCCGATACTGCCCTACCGGATTCCTTTCTTGATAAGTCGCATAATCCGCCTTGGGTTCCCCCCATTACTCGCGAAGGGTCTATCTTAAATGGATAACCGGCTGATACATAAATTGGAGTACCATATCCGTTGATTTCCCAATTAGCAGGAACCGGAAAATCAGTCCAGTCCTTATCATTAAAATTCGTTTGATAAAAATCAACGATTCTTTCGTCAGGTACAGGTGTCCATCTGAATTTCCACATTCCATCCAAGCATACCGAACAGTCTCCTTTCTGTGTGGAGAAAGGAATAAACGCAGCCCGTGCCGGTTTCCGATTGATTTGAAGTACATGGTGGTTTTCCCAATCATGTACTGTCTGTGCCTGCATCGGACAAACGACCAATGCCCCAAACAGTAAAGTATATATTTTCATTCGTTCTTTTTTCTTCATATCAAGTAGACGGATGAGGAGTCTTTTTGTACTCTATAAAAGCACTGATTAAAATATGAATATCGAATCTTAAAAAGAGAATATCATATTAACACTCAATATATTGCAAATTAAAATAGCGATATAAACAAGCTCAAAAACATTCATTAAAGTAGTATTATCTTCAAAAGAAATGAGTTTCTTTGTTATGGAATTATATTTATTACTTCATACTTTGCATTAAAACAACAACACATGGAAGTGAACGAACAAACACTCTACGATGATGAATTGCTGAATATTCTACCTGACGGAGTTATTATATTGGATATAAATGGAAAAATCATACAACTAAATCAGCAAGCTCTTACAGAACTTCATGTTCATTCATCTGTCAATACAATGATGCCCCTCCCTACAAGTCAGATATTCAAGCTATTGAATAATAAAGAAGATATTTTGTCAACTATCTTAGAGAAGATTAGTCAAGGTGAGAGGATATATACACTTCCAGAACATACCTATATACAGGAGCAAGTAGACCATACACAATTCCCTATAAGGGGAGAATTTGCTACAATCAGAAATAAAGGAAACTTAAAAACCATCTTGTTCTTTTTTCGTAATATTACAGTGGAACTCACACAAGAATATATTCTGAACACTGCTTTGCAAAGGACCAGAATATATCCTTGGTATTACGATATAAATCGAAGTGAGTTTACTTTAGATAATCGTTATTTTACCCATTTGGGTATTCCGGCTGGAGAAAACAACACCTTAACAATGGAAGAATATGTAAGCATGATTCACCCGGACGATCGACAAACTATGGCTGATGCCTTTGTCGTACAACTCAGCGGCATTGAAACATTTGATAAAGCTGTTCCATTTCGATTGCGTCGTGGAGACGGTACATGGGAATGGTTTGAAGGACAATCCACGTATATCGCAAATATCTCCGGACATCCTTATCGGTTAGTGGGAATCTGTATGAGTATTCAGGAATATAAAGATATAGAAAACACTCTGATTGAAGCTCGTAAAAAAGCAGAAGAAAGTGATCGGCTTAAAATGGCATTTTTGGCAAATATGAGCCATGAAATCCGGACACCGTTAAATGCGATAGTAGGTTTCTCAGATGTCATTGCTTCCACTTATAATGAATTAAGCGATGAAGAACGGGCTGACTTTGTAAGGTTAATCAGTATCAACAGCGAGCATTTGGTACGATTGATTGATGATATACTTGACTTATCAAAAATAGAATCAAACACGATTAAATTCACTTATTCCTGTTGTTCCCTAAAATCCATGATGAAAGATATAGAGAAAGAACAAGCAGTAAAACAGTTGCCGGAAATTGAAATAAAAGCGTTACTACCGGATGATGACATTTACATTAATACCGACGCGACACGCTTGAAACAGGTTATTTGCAATTTCATAAACAATGCCCGCAAATTTACAGAGAAAGGTTATATCCATTTCGGCTTCACATCACATTCAGAGAAAGACCAATTGGTTTACCTGTTTGTGGAAGATACGGGAGAAGGAATTCCGCAAGAATGCCAGAAAGAGATATTCGACCGTTTCTATAAGGTCAATACTTTCAAACAAGGTACGGGGCTAGGGCTTTCTATCTGCAAAACGATTGTAGAGCACCTACAAGGAAGTATTTCGGTTGAATCGGAAATCGGAAAAGGAAGCCGCTTTATTGTGACATTGCCGTTTAAAAGGCAATCGAAAGGAGTTTAATGCCCTCTGTACTCTTGTGGAGTAACTCCTGTATGCTGCTTAAAGAACTTGTTGAAGAAAGAAATATTATTAAATCCCAAAGATAAGGCAATATTCTTCACAGGCTCATTAGTCGATTTTAACCGGGATTTTGCGTCCATTAAGATAACGGAGGCAATCACTTCCAATGGGGTATTTCCAGCAACTTTTTTTATTGTCGAACAGAAATGTGGCAAACTAAGCCCCAGTTGATTGGCATAAAAGGAAGTCCCATGATGAACTATATAATATTTCATGACCAATTTCAGAAACTCCTGATAAATCTCATACTTCCTTGATTGGGAAGATAGATACAGGTTATTTTGCATCTTGTAAATCTCAGTGGCTCCCTGAACGAACATAGTAAGGACAGCTTTTACTATCTCTTTATTTGCCTGTGTACGAGGTGAAGCATATGACAGTATTGACGATTCATAAAACATCTTGTAGCTACAAGCTTGTAATGGAGACAACGTTATTATTGGGTTTTCCATAATTACAGGAAGAAGATGTTCTGTGGATTTCATTAAATTTATACCTTCTATAAATCCGGCTGAGAACCCAGCATAATAGATATGAATATCCGGTGAGAAATCAAGAATTTCCATAAAATAACCAGGCAGTAAGGTTATCAAATCGTTTTCACCAATATGATGAAGATTTCCATTGATTGTTGTTTGCATTACTCCCTTAACACAGAGGATGAAAAAACCGGACCTTACCCTACAAGGAAAGTTCTTGTACCTTTTTGATAAATCTATCTCATATCCTTCTCCAACAATATAATCAACTGGCAAATCAAAATTAGGTATATCACTCTCCATTGTGTTATTTTGTTTTTGATTTCAAATATAGAGATTATTTAAAACTCGGCTCTCAAATAATTAAAATCAGAGTATCGAATCTTAAAAAAATAACATCTATATTCTATTTATAAGAAAAGATTAGAATATGAGAAATGTGGCTTATATAACTGACTTTCAAAAAGCCCTATTGAATATCCAATGCGTCAAATGCCAAGCCTTCCATAGTATCAGCCGAAAGTAACACTTTATAATGTCCGGCATTAATAAATGTCCCCGTAGTGGTACTCATCATTTTCCACTTGTCCGGTGTCTCCGGAAATATCTGTATATCTTCTTTCAAGACTACCCTTTTCGCGTCAATAAACTTCATTAACACAGGGATTGGTTTTCCGCTTGTATTCATGTATTTGAAGCGAAGCGCATAGACCTGCACCAATCCGGTAGAAACATTCCATTCGATACTGTTCCCTTTACTAAAAAATACTCCCATTTGTTTACGATGTTCTTTCTTTTGAAATTTGCCTTTCATCACAGCTGTTTCTGCTTCATAAGCCACACTGACACGAGTATTTTTATCTTCGGAGAGCAGTTCTTTCGGGAGTTTCTCCATAACTTTTTGCCGTCTTCTCCCAACTCCAATCAGTTGCCGGAAATACTGCCGGCTTCAAACCCGGATGGGTAGAAGCCTCTCTGGGGTATAAGGATATTCATAAACACCATATCCCGGCAGATAAGTCATTTTCTGCAAACCTACATAAGCACCGCGAAGTACCATTTCAGGTCCGTCCTTCAGTTCTTCCGGGAAGTTCAGTTTCC
The nucleotide sequence above comes from Bacteroides caccae. Encoded proteins:
- the kdsR gene encoding 3-ketodihydrosphingosine reductase translates to MQPQVILITGASSGFGKITAQMLSEQGHIVYGTSRKPSGNMNNVKMLVADVTNILSIHEAVGQIISEQGRIDVLINNAGMGIGGALELATEDEISGQMNTNFFGVVNMCKVVLPYMRKARRGKIINISSIGGVMGIPYQGFYSASKFAVEGYSEALALEVHPFHIKVCIVEPGDFNTGFTDNRNISEATRVNTDYKESFLKSLEIIEKEERNGCHPKKLGHAICKIVACKNPPFRTKVGPWIQVTFAKSKKWLPDVVMQYALRIFYAIQ
- a CDS encoding DUF6064 family protein; this encodes MEIFWRTIAYYNSATWLLQIVIILIGIVLTALLICRPRPCVKMGMKFYMIGLYSWISVIYYYIYCEERSYNGVMAMFWGVMAIIWIWDTITGYTTFERTHKYDILSYILLAMPFIYPLVSLARGLSFPEMTSPVMPCSVVVFTIGLLLLFAHKVNMFLVLFLCHWSLIGLSKTYFFQIPEDFLLASATIPGLYLFFREYFLNNLHADTKPKAKYINWLLITVCIGLAILLTTTMFLELVPKN
- a CDS encoding threonine/serine exporter family protein, producing the protein MVALDILSDGFFAAVAGIGFGAISDPPLRAFKMIAILAALGHACRFCLMTYLGVDIATASLFAGLVIGFGSLWLGKRVYCPMTVLYIPALLPMIPGKFAYNMVFSLIMCLQNMNDPEQLDKFMGMFFSNSLIASTVIFMLAVGATFPMFLFPHRAFSLTRH
- a CDS encoding threonine/serine exporter family protein, yielding MKTSESLLSKGKFIAEYSAHLMGAGVHTSRVVRNSKRIGEAFGLDVKLGVFHKNIILTIIDKQTNEACNEVIDIPAHPISFEHNSELSALSWEAVDNRLSLEELTEKYRKIVSAPMIHPLFVLLLVGFANASFCKLFGGDLISMGIVFSATITGFYLKQQMQKKKINHYITFIVSAFVASLCASTALIFDTTSEIALATSVLYLVPGVPLINGVIDVVEGYVLTGFARLTEASLLIVSIAIGLSFTLLMVKNSLI
- a CDS encoding TlpA family protein disulfide reductase, coding for MKHLFSFLIIASLLLFGCRSKTQSNFQPELSEQAEESYSLPEEYAEEVIVTGKVLNRDFYPNEKDLTLIIPFFRKMENQYCAPIQKDGSFSFRFPIFAKIREISIRNYAEHLYVHPGDSVYVEIDFKDMFHPKVTGDAEKLNQEILAFTENAYYYIQNYSIGSNLNNNDFETELKREYNLRLERRQEYIQKYKPSEEVEFLTEELLKQDYYYALLLYASHIQDETGKELERYHALLPEINGLYHKGILSARLFDIAESVENYVLFGMALKNRKYPKIEDMMSLIGENTLNQYLYTKMMANCLTANDTLALAKRHAQFDSIVKMPHLRAQITQIYNRTKSYLENPQSVSDNLLYGVFHENASQKTSMSFMEPIYEMLEKDRGKVIYFDFWVKWCPPCLTEMEPLKQLRSKYSTKDLVIYSICGSEPKEEWEECLDKYSLRNRGIECIYANDFFGKENYQKICNQWNVHDMPYYILINRKGQIIDFGSSARPSNPNLRSRIEEAVKNIK
- a CDS encoding sensor histidine kinase, producing the protein MEVNEQTLYDDELLNILPDGVIILDINGKIIQLNQQALTELHVHSSVNTMMPLPTSQIFKLLNNKEDILSTILEKISQGERIYTLPEHTYIQEQVDHTQFPIRGEFATIRNKGNLKTILFFFRNITVELTQEYILNTALQRTRIYPWYYDINRSEFTLDNRYFTHLGIPAGENNTLTMEEYVSMIHPDDRQTMADAFVVQLSGIETFDKAVPFRLRRGDGTWEWFEGQSTYIANISGHPYRLVGICMSIQEYKDIENTLIEARKKAEESDRLKMAFLANMSHEIRTPLNAIVGFSDVIASTYNELSDEERADFVRLISINSEHLVRLIDDILDLSKIESNTIKFTYSCCSLKSMMKDIEKEQAVKQLPEIEIKALLPDDDIYINTDATRLKQVICNFINNARKFTEKGYIHFGFTSHSEKDQLVYLFVEDTGEGIPQECQKEIFDRFYKVNTFKQGTGLGLSICKTIVEHLQGSISVESEIGKGSRFIVTLPFKRQSKGV
- a CDS encoding helix-turn-helix domain-containing protein, which encodes MESDIPNFDLPVDYIVGEGYEIDLSKRYKNFPCRVRSGFFILCVKGVMQTTINGNLHHIGENDLITLLPGYFMEILDFSPDIHIYYAGFSAGFIEGINLMKSTEHLLPVIMENPIITLSPLQACSYKMFYESSILSYASPRTQANKEIVKAVLTMFVQGATEIYKMQNNLYLSSQSRKYEIYQEFLKLVMKYYIVHHGTSFYANQLGLSLPHFCSTIKKVAGNTPLEVIASVILMDAKSRLKSTNEPVKNIALSLGFNNISFFNKFFKQHTGVTPQEYRGH